One genomic region from Hoeflea algicola encodes:
- a CDS encoding glycosyltransferase, whose protein sequence is MSSASRLPSSGLTANKPAVSHRAYVTLVTNADYAMGALALARSIKLAGAEADIVVLHTGGVDASVLTPLSDLGCRLVQTELLDTCDAFNERHARGRLHANAPFTKGRKPAFHSPLDNFCKLRLWQLTEYQSCVFIDADALVLRNIDKLFDYPEFAAAPNVYETLKDFHRLNSGVFVARPSAETFGSMLKMLDQPDTFWRRTDQTFLQTFFHDWHGLPVTMNMLQYVWFNLPDLWDWKQIGVLHYQYEKPWEKDHPRSAELKPLIDLWHAFHTGDNIPDIASLANPTESAVA, encoded by the coding sequence ATGAGCAGCGCCAGCCGCCTTCCCTCATCCGGCCTGACTGCGAACAAACCCGCAGTCAGCCATCGCGCCTATGTCACGCTTGTCACCAACGCGGACTACGCCATGGGCGCGCTGGCGCTTGCCCGGTCGATCAAACTTGCCGGCGCGGAAGCCGACATCGTCGTTCTGCACACCGGCGGTGTCGACGCCTCAGTGCTGACACCGCTGTCAGATCTTGGCTGCCGGCTGGTCCAGACCGAGTTACTGGACACATGCGATGCGTTCAATGAGCGGCATGCGCGCGGCAGACTTCACGCCAACGCCCCCTTCACCAAGGGGCGCAAGCCGGCGTTTCACTCACCGCTCGATAATTTCTGCAAGCTCCGGCTCTGGCAACTGACCGAGTATCAGTCCTGCGTCTTCATCGACGCGGATGCGCTTGTGTTGCGCAATATCGACAAGCTGTTCGACTATCCCGAATTCGCCGCGGCCCCCAATGTCTACGAGACACTCAAGGATTTTCACCGGCTCAATTCCGGCGTGTTCGTCGCTCGTCCGTCTGCAGAGACCTTTGGCTCCATGCTGAAAATGCTGGACCAGCCGGATACATTCTGGCGGCGCACCGACCAGACATTCCTGCAGACATTCTTCCACGACTGGCATGGTCTGCCGGTCACCATGAACATGCTGCAATATGTCTGGTTCAACCTGCCGGACCTGTGGGACTGGAAACAGATCGGTGTGCTGCATTATCAATACGAAAAGCCCTGGGAAAAAGACCATCCCCGATCAGCAGAACTCAAACCGCTGATTGATCTCTGGCATGCCTTCCACACCGGCGACAACATTCCCGATATCGCTTCTCTTGCAAACCCGACAGAGTCAGCTGTCGCATGA
- a CDS encoding NAD-dependent epimerase/dehydratase family protein, whose product MRALVSGGTGLVGRYIVETLLDAGYEIIIGGRTKPADDLFTSDLEFRPLSLEPDQNSKALFSGVDVFIHAAFQHLPGRYRDGEGDDPAGFRRINLDGSVRLFEAAKQAGVDRTVFLSSRAVYDGVAVGTPLVETLKLQPGSLYGEIKLLGEQALARLNDPHFTTSSLRLTGVYGDLRPNKWDSLFADYLAGKEMAPRAGSEVHGRDAGQAVRLMLEIEPSLIGGETFNVSDLIADTRSILAPLHRSWPFSPDLPQSANKTTVAEMDTQKIRKLGWRPGGQKLFQDTLAGLVTAVPKTPT is encoded by the coding sequence ATGAGAGCGCTGGTCTCCGGCGGCACAGGCCTGGTCGGGCGCTATATCGTCGAGACGTTGCTCGACGCAGGCTACGAGATAATTATTGGCGGACGGACGAAGCCGGCTGATGACCTGTTTACAAGCGACCTGGAATTCCGCCCGCTCAGCCTCGAGCCTGACCAAAACAGCAAGGCATTGTTTTCCGGTGTCGACGTATTCATTCATGCCGCTTTTCAACACCTGCCCGGCCGCTACCGTGACGGCGAAGGCGATGACCCGGCAGGGTTCCGCCGCATCAATCTCGATGGATCGGTGCGGCTGTTCGAGGCTGCGAAACAGGCGGGCGTTGACCGCACGGTCTTTCTGTCGAGCCGCGCAGTCTATGATGGCGTCGCTGTGGGAACGCCACTGGTCGAAACACTGAAGTTGCAGCCGGGCTCGCTCTACGGAGAAATCAAGCTTCTGGGGGAACAGGCACTCGCCAGATTGAACGATCCGCATTTTACCACGTCGAGTTTGAGATTGACCGGTGTCTATGGCGACCTGCGCCCGAACAAGTGGGACAGCCTATTTGCCGATTATCTGGCGGGGAAAGAAATGGCACCGCGCGCGGGTTCGGAAGTCCACGGTCGCGATGCCGGACAGGCAGTGCGGTTGATGCTGGAGATAGAACCCTCGCTCATTGGTGGCGAGACTTTCAATGTCTCGGATCTGATTGCCGATACCCGAAGCATCCTCGCGCCCCTGCATCGATCCTGGCCATTCTCGCCGGATCTTCCGCAATCAGCAAACAAGACAACTGTCGCTGAAATGGACACGCAAAAGATCCGAAAACTCGGCTGGCGTCCCGGTGGTCAAAAGCTGTTTCAGGATACCCTTGCTGGGCTGGTCACTGCTGTTCCGAAAACACCCACATAG
- the ruvB gene encoding Holliday junction branch migration DNA helicase RuvB — MSDADRLISPDKRGEDVDTTLRPQSLDEFTGQAEARANLKVFIEAAKNRGEALDHVLFVGPPGLGKTTLAQIMAKELGVNFRSTSGPVIAKAGDLAALLTNLEDRDVLFIDEIHRLSPAVEEILYPAMEDFQLDLIIGEGPAARSVKIDLSRFTLVAATTRLGLLTNPLRDRFGIPVRLQFYTVAELELIVRRGARIMGLGMTDEGALEIARRSRGTPRIAGRLLRRVRDFAEVAKAEAVTQLIADEALTRLSVDSIGLDQLDRRYLDMIVRNFGGGPVGIETIAAGLSEPRDAIEDIIEPYLIQQGFLQRTPRGRVLTARAWGHMGLNPPKDLAATQASLFEEE; from the coding sequence ATGAGTGACGCTGATCGTTTGATATCTCCCGACAAGCGCGGTGAGGATGTCGATACTACCTTGCGGCCGCAATCGCTGGACGAGTTCACCGGCCAGGCCGAGGCGCGGGCCAATCTGAAAGTGTTCATCGAGGCGGCCAAGAACCGCGGCGAGGCGCTCGACCACGTGCTATTTGTCGGGCCGCCCGGCCTGGGCAAGACCACGCTGGCGCAGATCATGGCCAAGGAACTGGGGGTGAATTTCCGCTCGACCTCCGGGCCGGTGATTGCCAAGGCCGGTGATCTGGCAGCCCTTCTGACCAATCTCGAAGACCGCGATGTGCTGTTTATTGACGAAATCCACCGGCTCAGCCCGGCGGTTGAGGAAATTCTCTATCCAGCGATGGAGGATTTTCAGCTCGATCTGATCATTGGCGAGGGGCCGGCGGCGCGGTCGGTCAAGATCGATCTGTCGCGGTTCACGCTGGTGGCGGCGACGACACGGCTTGGACTTCTGACCAATCCGCTGCGCGACCGTTTTGGCATTCCGGTGCGGCTGCAGTTCTACACGGTTGCTGAGCTCGAACTGATCGTTCGGCGCGGCGCGCGGATCATGGGGCTTGGAATGACCGATGAGGGGGCGCTGGAGATTGCCCGCCGATCCCGCGGCACACCACGCATTGCCGGGCGGTTGTTGCGCCGGGTGCGGGACTTTGCCGAAGTGGCCAAGGCCGAGGCCGTCACCCAACTGATCGCCGATGAAGCACTGACCCGGCTGTCGGTCGACAGCATTGGGCTCGATCAGCTCGACCGGCGCTATCTCGACATGATCGTGCGGAATTTTGGCGGCGGGCCGGTAGGCATCGAGACCATCGCAGCAGGATTATCAGAGCCGCGTGATGCCATCGAGGACATTATCGAGCCCTATCTGATCCAGCAGGGCTTTTTGCAGCGCACGCCGCGCGGACGTGTGCTGACAGCACGCGCCTGGGGACACATGGGGCTCAATCCACCCAAGGATCTAGCTGCCACCCAGGCTAGCCTGTTCGAAGAAGAATAG
- a CDS encoding PIN domain-containing protein: protein MRSTRESPRDLGGRVIGIDTNIIVRLLTRDDQKQFDAAVALFKSSSVDAPLFVNPIVIAETVCVLERVYKTDRASVRTQVAGLLDTVEIAVPDVLRMGNWADLLNSPHPDFSDILISEINRANGCEKTMTFDRKAANSVSGMELLA, encoded by the coding sequence ATGCGATCAACGAGGGAATCTCCGAGAGATTTGGGCGGTCGTGTGATCGGGATTGACACCAACATCATCGTCCGGCTGCTGACGCGTGACGATCAAAAGCAGTTTGATGCGGCAGTGGCGCTGTTCAAGTCCAGCAGTGTCGATGCACCGTTATTTGTCAATCCAATCGTCATTGCGGAAACCGTTTGTGTGCTTGAGCGGGTATACAAGACGGACCGGGCAAGCGTGCGCACGCAGGTAGCAGGCCTGCTCGATACGGTGGAAATTGCGGTTCCGGACGTCTTGCGGATGGGCAATTGGGCGGATTTGCTCAACTCGCCGCATCCGGACTTCTCGGATATCCTCATTTCTGAAATCAACCGCGCGAATGGATGCGAGAAAACAATGACCTTCGATCGCAAGGCCGCCAATTCCGTTTCCGGCATGGAGCTGCTCGCATGA
- a CDS encoding AbrB/MazE/SpoVT family DNA-binding domain-containing protein: MGLESKITSKGQTTIPAEVREFLKIGAGDRVGYQFVDGKVVLVPKNRSALDFAGVLHQPTRAPVSIETMNDAINEGISERFGRSCDRD; the protein is encoded by the coding sequence ATGGGCCTCGAGTCGAAAATCACCTCAAAAGGTCAGACAACGATTCCTGCGGAGGTGCGGGAATTTCTTAAGATCGGCGCAGGCGACCGTGTCGGTTATCAATTCGTTGACGGGAAAGTCGTGCTGGTGCCGAAAAACCGGAGCGCGCTGGATTTTGCCGGGGTTCTTCACCAGCCGACCCGTGCACCGGTTTCGATCGAGACCATGAACGATGCGATCAACGAGGGAATCTCCGAGAGATTTGGGCGGTCGTGTGATCGGGATTGA
- the ruvA gene encoding Holliday junction branch migration protein RuvA: protein MIGKLKGTIEEIAEDHVLIDVHGVCYVAFCSARTLSRLGSVGEAVVVFIETYVREDQFRLFGFETALEREWFRLLQSVQGVGAKVALAVLSTLTPSELANAIALQDKATVTRAPGIGPKVAQRIVSELKNKAPAFGGDAGGAMGLKQELGEGVAAAPVADAVSALSNLGYSRDQAANAVAAAMKLAGEDADSAKLIRLGLKELAR, encoded by the coding sequence ATGATCGGAAAACTCAAGGGAACAATCGAGGAGATCGCCGAAGACCATGTGCTGATCGACGTACACGGCGTCTGCTATGTGGCATTCTGTTCGGCGCGCACCTTGTCGCGGCTTGGTTCTGTTGGCGAAGCGGTCGTCGTCTTCATCGAAACCTATGTGCGCGAGGACCAGTTCAGGCTGTTCGGTTTCGAGACTGCGCTCGAGCGGGAGTGGTTCCGGTTGCTGCAGAGCGTTCAGGGCGTGGGCGCCAAGGTGGCGCTGGCGGTGCTGTCGACGCTGACACCGTCCGAACTCGCCAATGCGATCGCATTGCAGGACAAGGCAACGGTGACGCGCGCACCCGGCATCGGGCCGAAAGTGGCGCAGCGCATTGTCAGCGAACTGAAAAACAAGGCGCCGGCGTTCGGTGGTGACGCGGGCGGGGCGATGGGGCTCAAGCAGGAGCTTGGCGAAGGCGTTGCGGCTGCACCGGTGGCCGATGCAGTTTCGGCACTGTCCAATCTTGGCTACTCGCGTGATCAGGCGGCCAATGCGGTGGCCGCAGCGATGAAGCTTGCGGGTGAGGACGCCGATTCTGCCAAGCTGATCAGGCTGGGGCTGAAGGAGTTGGCGCGGTAG
- the ruvC gene encoding crossover junction endodeoxyribonuclease RuvC: MAEAIRIIGIDPGLRNTGWGVVDSLGNSLRFVASGTVKSDNKLDLASRLNQLYGGLEEVLHQYQPFEAAVENTFVNKDATATLKLGQARGIAMVVPARAGLKVAEYAPNAVKKAVIGVGHGDKKQIVMMVKVLMPKATFDSDHAADALAIAICHSHHRTSMAWRMAAE; this comes from the coding sequence ATGGCAGAAGCGATTCGAATCATCGGGATTGATCCCGGGCTGAGGAACACCGGCTGGGGTGTGGTCGACAGCCTCGGGAATTCCTTGCGCTTTGTCGCCTCCGGCACGGTCAAATCCGACAACAAGCTTGATCTCGCCTCGCGGTTGAACCAGCTCTATGGTGGTCTGGAAGAGGTTCTGCATCAGTATCAACCGTTCGAGGCAGCGGTGGAGAACACCTTTGTCAACAAGGACGCAACAGCCACCTTGAAGCTCGGCCAGGCCCGCGGCATCGCCATGGTCGTGCCGGCGCGGGCCGGGTTGAAAGTTGCCGAATATGCGCCCAACGCGGTCAAGAAAGCGGTCATTGGCGTTGGTCATGGCGACAAGAAGCAGATCGTCATGATGGTCAAGGTGCTGATGCCGAAGGCAACATTTGACAGTGATCACGCCGCGGATGCGCTGGCGATCGCCATTTGCCATTCACACCACCGGACCTCGATGGCCTGGCGGATGGCGGCGGAATGA
- a CDS encoding LLM class flavin-dependent oxidoreductase: protein MTAFSILDLCPIVEGGTAGEALAGTRLMAKQAEDSGFTRFWLAEHHGMQGIASAATALVIAEAGHATSHIRIGSGGVMLPNHSPLVIAEQFGTLEALFPGRVDLGLGRAPGTDMNTARALRRNLEAGAQSFPDDILELQHYLGDPVEGHLIAIPGAGSHVPLWILGSSIYSAHLAAALGLPYAFASHFAPDMLSEALDIYRSKFTPSAQLDTPYVMAAVMGVMADTDDEARYLFTTLQQTFVNMRRNARGKMPRPIDTMDGFWTDMEKTAVEHTLRYSVVGGPETATRKMQDFIKATNADEIMISMPIHSSQARLKSVELFGKMQQAL, encoded by the coding sequence ATGACCGCCTTTTCCATTCTCGATCTCTGCCCCATTGTGGAAGGCGGCACAGCCGGCGAAGCACTCGCCGGTACCCGGCTGATGGCCAAGCAGGCCGAAGATTCCGGCTTCACCCGTTTCTGGCTCGCCGAACATCATGGCATGCAGGGAATTGCCAGCGCCGCCACCGCGTTGGTGATTGCCGAGGCTGGCCATGCCACCAGCCACATCCGTATCGGCTCCGGCGGCGTCATGCTGCCCAACCATTCGCCACTGGTCATCGCCGAGCAGTTCGGAACCCTGGAGGCGCTGTTTCCCGGTCGGGTCGATCTTGGTCTCGGCCGGGCGCCTGGAACCGACATGAATACGGCGCGCGCGCTACGCCGCAACCTTGAAGCCGGCGCGCAATCCTTCCCCGACGATATTCTCGAACTTCAGCATTATCTGGGCGATCCCGTCGAAGGCCATCTGATCGCCATCCCTGGCGCTGGCTCGCATGTGCCGCTGTGGATTCTCGGATCCAGCATTTACAGCGCCCATCTGGCCGCAGCACTGGGGCTGCCTTACGCCTTCGCCTCGCATTTCGCACCCGACATGCTGAGCGAAGCGCTTGACATCTACCGGTCCAAATTCACCCCGTCTGCGCAACTCGATACGCCTTATGTGATGGCGGCTGTGATGGGAGTGATGGCCGACACCGATGATGAGGCACGCTATCTGTTCACCACCTTGCAGCAGACCTTCGTCAACATGCGCCGCAATGCCCGTGGCAAGATGCCCAGACCGATCGACACCATGGACGGGTTCTGGACAGACATGGAAAAGACCGCCGTCGAACACACGCTGCGCTACTCGGTTGTCGGTGGTCCGGAAACCGCGACCCGCAAGATGCAAGACTTCATCAAGGCTACCAATGCCGACGAGATCATGATCTCGATGCCGATCCACTCATCCCAGGCACGGCTGAAATCGGTCGAGCTGTTCGGGAAGATGCAGCAGGCGCTCTGA
- a CDS encoding YebC/PmpR family DNA-binding transcriptional regulator has product MAGHSQFKNIMHRKGRQDAVRSKMFSKLAREITVAAKMGAPDPAMNARLRLAIQNAKSQSMPKDNIQRAVNKASGSDSENYEEVRYEGYGPAGVAVIVEALTDNRNRTASNVRAAFAKSGGALGETGSVGFMFTRVGEIIYPPEAGDADAIMEAAIMAGAEDVSSGEDEHAIICAFEDIGEVSSALEEALGEAQSIKAVWKPQTSTPVDEDKAESVLRLIATLDDDDDVQNVYANFEVSDEVMAKLSA; this is encoded by the coding sequence ATGGCCGGCCATTCACAATTCAAGAACATCATGCACAGAAAAGGGCGGCAAGATGCTGTCCGATCGAAGATGTTTTCCAAACTCGCACGCGAAATCACCGTTGCCGCAAAGATGGGTGCGCCGGACCCGGCGATGAACGCCCGGTTGCGGCTGGCGATCCAGAACGCCAAGTCGCAATCGATGCCCAAGGACAATATCCAGCGGGCCGTCAACAAGGCGTCGGGCAGCGACAGCGAGAATTACGAGGAAGTCCGCTACGAGGGCTACGGCCCTGCCGGTGTGGCCGTGATCGTTGAGGCGTTGACCGACAACCGCAACCGTACCGCGTCGAATGTGCGTGCGGCGTTTGCCAAATCCGGCGGCGCGCTTGGCGAAACCGGCTCGGTGGGCTTCATGTTCACGCGTGTCGGTGAAATCATCTATCCGCCGGAAGCCGGCGACGCCGATGCGATCATGGAAGCCGCGATCATGGCTGGCGCCGAGGACGTGAGCAGCGGCGAGGACGAGCACGCCATCATCTGCGCATTCGAGGATATCGGCGAGGTTTCCAGTGCGCTTGAAGAAGCGCTGGGCGAGGCACAGTCGATCAAGGCGGTGTGGAAGCCACAGACCTCCACACCGGTCGATGAAGACAAGGCGGAATCGGTGCTTCGTCTTATTGCCACGCTGGACGATGATGACGATGTCCAGAACGTCTACGCCAACTTTGAAGTTTCCGACGAGGTGATGGCCAAGCTTTCGGCCTGA
- a CDS encoding GFA family protein: MMFLNCEWPAMTPLIIVLYLGSPPYKSLALFRPEGSDMHKTIIPSLPLTGGCQCGAVRYNAQALPLVFYLCHCSECQRQTSSAFGESLRFIRSAVEISGSLRCVRRKSSSGNTREGWFCPDCGVRIWHGTEGSAEINIKAGTLDDTSWLVPAGHIWTRSKQSFITIRTGELDYPGQPSDGYAELKRRWNLMTLAE, encoded by the coding sequence ATGATGTTCTTGAATTGTGAATGGCCGGCCATGACGCCCCTGATTATTGTGCTGTACTTAGGATCGCCGCCTTATAAATCCCTTGCCCTGTTTCGTCCAGAAGGTTCGGACATGCATAAGACAATCATCCCTTCACTGCCTCTGACCGGCGGCTGCCAGTGTGGCGCCGTCCGTTACAACGCACAGGCCCTTCCATTGGTGTTTTACCTTTGCCACTGCAGCGAATGCCAACGCCAGACATCATCGGCTTTTGGCGAAAGCCTGCGTTTCATCCGCTCTGCGGTGGAGATCAGCGGTTCGCTTCGCTGCGTGCGCCGCAAAAGCAGTTCCGGAAACACGCGCGAAGGCTGGTTCTGCCCTGACTGCGGCGTTCGCATTTGGCACGGCACCGAGGGATCTGCGGAAATCAACATCAAGGCAGGCACGCTTGATGACACCTCATGGCTTGTCCCGGCCGGCCATATCTGGACCCGTTCGAAGCAGTCTTTCATCACCATCCGCACCGGGGAACTCGATTATCCGGGACAGCCAAGCGACGGCTACGCCGAACTCAAGCGACGTTGGAACCTGATGACACTCGCCGAGTAA
- a CDS encoding MBL fold metallo-hydrolase, whose product MPRMISFLLACIWIALPVHAQAQQQAQPFSQCMAVAEALPGASYANLTPADPAASFTPAAFGDDEVEIQFAGHSTYVITTPSGVTIATDYNGWSGKVAVPRVVTMNKAHSSHFTLAPDERIEHVLRGWNFDHSRADHDVVVDDVYIRNVTTDIRNFGAVEQDGNSIFIFEVADLCIGHLGHLHHPLQDSHFAQIGRLDIVMVPVDGGLTLSHGAMTGIAKRLQSSILLPMHRRGAPLSSFIDMMGDAFVTDYVGSDSVTVSARTLPRRPTILVLKGV is encoded by the coding sequence ATGCCCCGGATGATATCTTTTCTGCTGGCCTGCATTTGGATCGCCTTGCCGGTCCACGCCCAAGCGCAGCAACAAGCTCAACCGTTCAGCCAATGCATGGCTGTGGCCGAGGCCCTGCCCGGCGCCAGCTATGCCAACCTGACACCTGCAGATCCCGCTGCAAGCTTCACGCCGGCTGCGTTCGGTGACGACGAGGTCGAGATCCAGTTCGCCGGCCATTCCACCTATGTCATCACCACCCCCTCGGGTGTCACCATTGCCACCGATTACAATGGATGGTCGGGCAAGGTCGCGGTCCCGCGCGTCGTGACCATGAACAAGGCGCATTCCTCGCATTTCACACTGGCCCCGGACGAGCGGATCGAGCATGTGCTTCGCGGTTGGAATTTCGACCACAGCCGGGCCGATCACGATGTTGTCGTTGACGATGTCTATATCCGCAATGTCACCACCGACATCCGCAATTTCGGCGCTGTCGAACAAGACGGCAATTCGATCTTCATCTTCGAAGTCGCGGATCTTTGCATCGGTCATCTCGGCCATCTGCATCATCCCCTCCAAGACAGCCATTTTGCACAGATCGGCCGGCTCGACATCGTCATGGTGCCGGTTGATGGTGGCCTGACGCTGAGCCACGGGGCGATGACCGGCATTGCCAAACGCCTGCAATCCTCGATCCTGCTGCCGATGCACCGCCGTGGGGCGCCGCTGTCGAGTTTCATCGACATGATGGGTGATGCTTTCGTGACTGACTATGTCGGCAGTGACAGCGTCACCGTGTCTGCCCGCACCCTGCCGCGTCGCCCAACAATTCTGGTGCTCAAGGGAGTTTGA
- a CDS encoding tetratricopeptide repeat protein, which yields MLRRAFLSFIATFALVTMAPSTLLAAGESQREQLFAALKSAETEAEGRTAENAIWRWWLNQAPTLAVRDAIDLGMERRESYDFEAAEEAFNSAIRDAPTYAEGWSQRAFVRFLRDNIDGSLSDLEKAVELDPDHFGAWSGMYHVLMRMGRTGVAYSALARAVKIHPWLKERGLLPPDPDAKRPLIKGTQQEL from the coding sequence ATGCTGCGACGCGCGTTTCTGAGCTTCATAGCGACCTTTGCCCTTGTGACGATGGCGCCATCAACGTTGCTTGCGGCCGGCGAAAGCCAGCGCGAGCAATTATTTGCGGCACTCAAGAGCGCGGAAACCGAAGCCGAAGGACGCACGGCCGAAAACGCCATCTGGCGCTGGTGGCTGAACCAGGCGCCAACGCTTGCTGTCCGCGACGCCATCGATCTGGGCATGGAACGGCGCGAAAGTTATGATTTTGAAGCCGCCGAGGAAGCTTTCAACAGCGCCATTCGCGATGCGCCCACCTATGCCGAGGGCTGGAGCCAGCGCGCCTTTGTCCGGTTCCTGCGCGACAATATCGACGGATCGCTATCTGATCTCGAAAAGGCGGTGGAACTCGATCCCGATCATTTCGGCGCCTGGTCGGGCATGTATCACGTACTCATGCGCATGGGCCGCACCGGGGTCGCCTACTCGGCACTGGCGCGCGCCGTCAAAATCCATCCATGGCTCAAGGAACGTGGCTTGTTGCCGCCCGATCCGGATGCCAAACGGCCACTGATCAAAGGCACGCAACAAGAGCTCTGA
- a CDS encoding TIGR00282 family metallophosphoesterase yields the protein MRLLFLGDLVGRSGRTAVWNRLPGLIRDFKLDFVIVNGENAAGGFGITEEIFLETLNAGADVVTTGNHVWDQREALVYADRQERFLRPANYPAGTPGRGSNLYIARNGARVLVANVMGRVFMHPDLDDPFSAGESILSACPLGEQADAVVFDFHAEATSEKLCFAHFIDGRASFVVGTHTHVPTADAQILNGGTAYMSDAGMCGDYDSSIGMETEEPINRFLTRIPKGRFEVASGPATICGVAVEISDRTGLAEKIAPLRIGPRLSETMPDFWN from the coding sequence ATGCGCCTGTTATTTCTTGGAGATTTGGTCGGACGATCCGGCCGCACCGCGGTCTGGAACCGCCTTCCTGGCTTGATCCGTGATTTCAAGCTGGATTTTGTCATCGTCAATGGCGAGAACGCCGCTGGCGGCTTCGGCATTACCGAAGAGATTTTTCTCGAAACGCTCAACGCCGGCGCCGATGTGGTGACGACGGGCAATCATGTCTGGGACCAGCGCGAGGCGCTTGTCTACGCCGACCGGCAGGAACGTTTTCTGCGTCCGGCCAATTATCCCGCAGGGACGCCGGGGAGAGGTTCCAATCTCTACATTGCCCGCAATGGCGCTCGCGTGCTGGTCGCCAATGTGATGGGGCGGGTGTTCATGCACCCGGATCTCGATGACCCTTTCTCGGCCGGCGAATCCATTCTTTCGGCCTGTCCGCTGGGCGAGCAGGCTGATGCGGTGGTGTTTGATTTTCATGCCGAAGCGACCAGCGAGAAGCTGTGCTTTGCGCATTTTATCGACGGACGGGCCAGTTTCGTTGTCGGCACCCACACCCATGTGCCTACCGCTGATGCGCAGATTCTCAATGGCGGCACCGCTTATATGTCGGATGCCGGCATGTGCGGCGATTATGATTCGTCGATCGGCATGGAGACGGAAGAACCGATCAACCGGTTCCTGACACGGATTCCGAAAGGCCGCTTTGAAGTGGCCTCAGGCCCGGCAACGATCTGTGGCGTCGCGGTGGAAATTTCCGACCGCACCGGCTTGGCTGAAAAGATCGCGCCGCTGCGGATCGGGCCGCGTCTGAGCGAGACAATGCCGGACTTCTGGAACTGA
- a CDS encoding LuxR C-terminal-related transcriptional regulator, with translation MTEASTQLSDSERICLQLAARGESVDAIAGHLDDCPNKVELLFASIRKKLLANTMVEAIARALKMGLIE, from the coding sequence ATGACCGAGGCTTCCACCCAACTGTCCGATTCCGAACGAATCTGCCTCCAACTGGCGGCAAGAGGCGAGAGTGTGGATGCGATTGCCGGCCATCTTGACGATTGTCCGAACAAGGTCGAATTGCTGTTTGCCTCGATCCGCAAGAAGCTGCTGGCCAACACCATGGTCGAGGCCATCGCCCGCGCTCTCAAAATGGGCCTGATCGAGTAG